One Leucoraja erinacea ecotype New England chromosome 5, Leri_hhj_1, whole genome shotgun sequence DNA segment encodes these proteins:
- the LOC129697566 gene encoding 39S ribosomal protein L14, mitochondrial-like — protein MALLTRGFVPLTPTAEALCRMFSTSPVCAAIQKMTKVRVVDNSPLGNTPYHRPPKCIHVYTKNGVGKVGDKILLAIKGQKKKALIVGHKMPGPRMTARFDSNNVVLIEDNGNPTGTRIKVPIPTSLRRLKGEYSKVLAIAQTFV, from the exons ATGGCACTGTTGACAAGGGGCTTCGTGCCTTTGACTCCGACTGCAGAAGCACTTTGCCGGATGTTCAG TACCTCGCCGGTCTGTGCGGCCATACAGAAAATGACCAAGGTGCGGGTGGTGGACAACAGCCCCCTCGGCAACACCCCGTACCACCGGCCACCCAAGTGCATTCACGTCTACACCAAGAACGGCGTCGGCAAAGTGGGCGACAAGATCTTGCTGGCCATCAAAGGGCAGAAGAAGAAAGCTCTGATCGTCGGCCACAAGATGCCTGGCCCCAGGATGACGGCCAGGTTCGACTCCAACAACGTGGTGCTCATCGAAGACAACGGCAACCCCACGGGGACACGCATCAAGGTGCCCATCCCCACCAGCCTGCGGCGGCTGAAAGGCGAGTATTCCAAAGTGCTAGCCATTGCTCAGACGTTTGTCTGA